One segment of Nostoc piscinale CENA21 DNA contains the following:
- a CDS encoding type IV pilin-like G/H family protein — protein sequence MTPMKLSLFGLLSSLSFICCLTTPSNVTANTVTDKQHQQISVQELDLKKQILFRLGSVGRVQQAYFLEQQVFATQIKQLGIDDLENSIPGYQWQIFTDKKAKKNCHDCIITTAK from the coding sequence ATGACTCCAATGAAATTATCTTTATTTGGTTTATTATCCAGTCTTAGTTTTATTTGTTGTTTAACTACACCATCAAATGTCACAGCAAATACTGTTACTGACAAACAACATCAACAAATATCTGTCCAAGAACTAGATTTGAAAAAGCAAATCTTATTCAGGTTAGGTTCAGTAGGTCGTGTCCAACAAGCATATTTTCTAGAACAGCAAGTTTTTGCCACTCAAATTAAACAATTAGGAATAGATGATCTAGAAAATAGTATCCCTGGTTATCAATGGCAAATATTTACTGATAAAAAAGCTAAAAAAAATTGCCATGACTGTATTATTACCACAGCAAAATAA
- a CDS encoding zinc-dependent alcohol dehydrogenase family protein encodes MKAVLMKAAGSPEVLQLQEVPTPSIPLDNTQLLVRLVAAGINPIDTKLRKRGTFYPDQMPAILGCDGAGVVEAVGAGVQKFRPGDAVYFCYGGLGGHQGNYAEYTVVDERFVARKPASVSFAEAAAAPLVLITAWEALYERGRLEPGERVLIHAGAGGVGHVAIQLAKLKNAAVATTVSTPEKADFVQQLGADYPIFYKQTDFVQATLDWTDGGGVDLAFDTVGGETFQKTFPAVRVYGDIVTILEPDANTVWKTARNRNLRIGLELMLTPMLLGMDESLQHHGEILEQCANWMEQGKLKIQVNHQFPLKDAAKAHELIETGAIAGKIVLLISDE; translated from the coding sequence GTGAAAGCCGTCTTAATGAAAGCAGCCGGTAGTCCCGAAGTGCTGCAATTACAGGAAGTCCCAACCCCTAGTATTCCTTTGGATAATACTCAACTTTTAGTTCGTTTGGTAGCGGCGGGGATTAATCCGATTGATACGAAACTGCGTAAACGTGGCACTTTTTACCCTGATCAAATGCCGGCAATTTTAGGATGTGATGGTGCTGGTGTTGTGGAAGCTGTGGGTGCTGGTGTACAAAAGTTTCGTCCAGGAGATGCAGTTTATTTCTGCTATGGTGGCTTGGGTGGACACCAAGGTAATTATGCAGAATATACAGTTGTCGATGAGCGATTTGTAGCGCGTAAACCTGCATCTGTGTCTTTTGCGGAAGCAGCCGCCGCACCATTAGTATTGATTACGGCTTGGGAAGCTTTATACGAACGGGGGAGATTAGAACCAGGGGAACGGGTGCTAATTCATGCTGGCGCTGGTGGTGTCGGACACGTAGCCATTCAACTGGCGAAACTCAAAAATGCTGCTGTCGCCACAACGGTGAGTACTCCGGAAAAAGCGGATTTTGTGCAGCAACTTGGCGCAGATTACCCGATATTTTACAAACAAACAGACTTTGTTCAAGCTACTTTAGATTGGACTGATGGCGGAGGTGTAGATTTAGCTTTTGATACCGTAGGTGGTGAAACTTTTCAAAAAACCTTTCCGGCGGTGCGGGTGTATGGTGATATTGTGACGATTCTGGAACCTGATGCTAATACTGTGTGGAAAACGGCGCGGAATCGCAATCTTCGCATAGGGTTGGAATTGATGCTGACACCGATGTTGTTGGGAATGGATGAAAGTCTGCAACATCATGGGGAAATTTTAGAACAATGCGCGAATTGGATGGAACAAGGGAAGCTGAAAATTCAGGTTAATCATCAATTTCCGTTAAAAGATGCAGCAAAAGCCCATGAATTAATTGAAACTGGTGCGATCGCGGGTAAAATTGTGCTGCTGATTAGTGATGAATAA
- a CDS encoding CHAT domain-containing protein, which yields MKFLIQQRRWLYISLSVMSLCLAITITPAQASRPVSTNSVASLNLNVSATESTNWLEQGRKLYQSGSFAEAVNAWQMAVQSYHNQGDRSNEALSLSYLSLAQQELNQWEAAEKSITQSVKILQTAQPAADAIIWAQILNTQANLQLRTGKAETALDIWQKAQKYYEQAGDKIGSLGSQINQAQALQSLGFYRRSKQQLETLAQKLAAMPDSEIKVSGLRSLGLALHAIGDRNSKSVLEQSLAAANQIAAKTQLSSILVSLGKVASDFQDPEAALNYFEDAEIAATNPNEALQARLARFKLLVDYDKLEYAIPLAPQLRQQLAELPPSHSSLGAAINFVATMNRIENSERVLPSQELAQLMADTVKSAQKIQDSSAQAYALHEWAELYSRKKQWSQAQELADKSLKIAREIQADDLIAQSAWQVGKLYKKQGNRPQAITAYTEAVKSLKALRGDMVAVNPDVQFSFRESVEPVYRQLVSLLLDDQPSQTALTQARELIESLQVAELDNFFREACLDKAQQIDQVDPTATVVYPIILSDRLGIIFSQAGKPLRYYATPKSQAEIDQTLENFLVALNPVSDSSEREKLSQQIYDWLIRPAEADQTFKDTKTLVFVLDGRLRNIPMAALYDGKQYLIEKYAVALSPGLQLMAAQSLQQNRIDAIVGGISESRAGFSALPAVESEVKQISKKVPSSTLLNQQFTSEALAEYVKSSKANVVHLATHGQFSSRLENTFLLTWDGEVNVKELSELLKNRSGNSTKAIELLVLSACDTASGDDRAALGLAGLAVKSGARSTIATLWPVKDKAAQMLMTRFYDQLKQPKITKAEALRQAQINLIRQTDFRDPFFWSAFVLVGNWS from the coding sequence ATGAAATTCCTCATTCAACAACGTCGTTGGTTATATATCAGTCTGAGTGTTATGAGTTTGTGCTTGGCAATAACAATCACACCGGCTCAAGCATCTCGACCTGTCTCGACCAATTCTGTTGCTAGTCTTAATCTCAATGTATCTGCTACAGAATCTACAAATTGGCTAGAACAAGGACGAAAACTTTACCAATCTGGTAGCTTTGCAGAAGCAGTGAACGCATGGCAAATGGCAGTACAAAGTTACCATAACCAAGGCGATCGCTCCAACGAGGCCTTAAGTTTGAGTTATCTTTCTTTAGCACAACAAGAACTCAATCAATGGGAAGCAGCAGAAAAATCCATCACCCAAAGTGTAAAAATTCTGCAAACTGCACAACCGGCTGCCGATGCTATTATCTGGGCGCAAATACTGAATACTCAAGCCAATTTACAACTCCGCACTGGTAAAGCAGAAACAGCCTTAGATATTTGGCAAAAAGCGCAAAAATATTATGAGCAGGCTGGGGATAAAATTGGTAGTCTAGGTAGTCAAATTAACCAAGCCCAAGCCTTACAAAGTTTAGGATTTTATCGTCGCTCTAAGCAACAGTTAGAGACTTTAGCGCAAAAGTTGGCAGCTATGCCAGATTCTGAAATTAAAGTCAGTGGGTTGCGATCGCTGGGTTTAGCATTACACGCCATTGGCGATCGTAATAGCAAATCAGTATTAGAACAAAGTTTAGCAGCAGCCAACCAAATTGCAGCTAAAACCCAATTAAGTTCGATTTTGGTGAGCTTGGGGAAGGTGGCTTCTGATTTCCAAGACCCAGAAGCCGCCTTAAATTACTTTGAAGATGCAGAAATAGCTGCTACTAACCCTAATGAAGCTTTACAAGCGCGGTTAGCTCGATTCAAACTCTTGGTGGATTACGACAAACTAGAATACGCCATTCCTCTTGCACCACAATTACGTCAACAATTGGCTGAACTGCCACCTAGTCATAGTTCTTTAGGTGCAGCAATTAACTTTGTCGCCACCATGAATCGCATAGAAAATTCAGAGCGAGTTTTACCTAGTCAAGAGTTGGCACAACTAATGGCAGATACTGTTAAATCTGCCCAAAAAATTCAGGATAGTAGCGCCCAAGCTTATGCACTGCATGAATGGGCAGAACTCTACAGTCGCAAAAAACAGTGGTCTCAAGCACAGGAATTAGCCGATAAATCCCTGAAGATTGCCCGTGAAATTCAAGCAGATGATTTGATTGCTCAATCAGCTTGGCAGGTCGGAAAGTTGTATAAAAAACAAGGCAACCGTCCCCAAGCAATTACAGCTTATACCGAAGCCGTTAAGTCATTAAAGGCATTACGTGGGGATATGGTCGCGGTTAATCCTGATGTCCAATTTTCTTTCCGGGAAAGTGTCGAGCCTGTTTATCGGCAACTAGTGAGTTTACTGCTAGATGACCAACCTAGCCAGACAGCATTAACTCAAGCACGAGAATTAATTGAATCACTACAAGTTGCTGAACTGGATAACTTTTTCCGGGAAGCTTGTTTAGACAAAGCCCAGCAAATTGATCAAGTTGACCCCACAGCAACAGTAGTTTATCCAATTATTTTAAGCGATCGCTTAGGTATAATTTTCTCCCAAGCTGGAAAACCACTACGTTACTATGCCACTCCTAAATCTCAAGCGGAAATTGACCAAACTCTAGAGAATTTCCTGGTGGCTCTTAACCCAGTTTCCGACTCTAGTGAGCGAGAGAAATTATCCCAACAGATTTATGACTGGCTAATTCGTCCCGCAGAAGCTGATCAAACCTTTAAAGATACCAAGACATTGGTATTTGTCTTAGATGGTCGATTGCGAAATATCCCTATGGCCGCCTTGTACGACGGTAAACAATATCTGATTGAAAAGTATGCCGTGGCGCTTTCACCGGGATTACAACTGATGGCTGCTCAATCACTCCAACAAAACCGCATTGATGCTATTGTCGGGGGCATTAGTGAATCTCGTGCTGGTTTTAGTGCCTTACCAGCAGTGGAATCAGAAGTGAAACAAATATCTAAAAAAGTCCCTTCTTCCACATTGCTCAATCAACAATTCACCAGTGAAGCCCTAGCTGAGTATGTCAAATCTAGTAAGGCTAATGTTGTTCACCTCGCCACCCACGGACAATTTAGTTCTCGTCTGGAAAATACTTTCTTACTGACATGGGATGGCGAAGTTAACGTCAAGGAGTTGTCTGAACTCCTGAAAAATCGGAGTGGTAATTCTACCAAAGCGATCGAATTATTAGTCCTGAGTGCCTGTGATACAGCTAGTGGGGATGATCGCGCGGCTCTGGGACTAGCTGGTTTAGCTGTCAAATCCGGCGCACGTTCCACCATTGCCACACTCTGGCCAGTTAAAGATAAAGCTGCCCAAATGCTCATGACTCGCTTTTATGACCAGCTAAAACAACCCAAAATCACCAAAGCTGAAGCATTAAGACAAGCCCAAATTAATCTGATTCGCCAAACCGATTTCCGTGATCCGTTCTTTTGGTCTGCCTTTGTTTTGGTAGGGAATTGGTCTTAA
- a CDS encoding DUF928 domain-containing protein has translation MKKLRYLTSTLSIIALIASSTWASAYAVTFTPPVKNSAPRDSTGGASRGSIFVPNKGNSAPRQATGGASRGNLFTPKKDNSAPQQASGGASRGNIFTPKKDNSAPQQAYGGASRLGTYYLNPGTVAATGPAALIALLPENFYGTTTSEHPTVLVYLPASNAEEAVFSLKDETGNTQYQMTIPVTGKTGVMAIKLPADAPALAVGKNYQWFLALKVDGTLSPSTPYVDGWIERIQPTAELTTAMQQSDALQRAVAFGKSGVWYDCVATMAALQTAQPDNPTIVKQWQELLSSVSLKDIATAPLVASAN, from the coding sequence ATGAAAAAACTTCGATATCTAACTAGCACATTGAGCATTATCGCTCTCATTGCTAGCAGCACATGGGCTAGTGCCTATGCTGTAACATTTACCCCACCTGTAAAAAATTCTGCGCCTAGAGACTCTACTGGTGGAGCTTCTCGTGGCAGTATATTTGTACCAAATAAAGGTAATAGTGCGCCCAGACAAGCAACTGGTGGAGCTTCTCGTGGGAATCTCTTTACGCCCAAAAAAGATAACAGCGCCCCCCAACAGGCATCAGGTGGGGCTTCTCGTGGGAATATCTTTACCCCTAAAAAAGATAACAGCGCCCCCCAACAAGCATACGGAGGAGCTTCCCGTTTAGGTACTTACTACTTGAATCCTGGAACTGTAGCAGCAACCGGGCCAGCAGCGTTGATAGCCCTTCTACCGGAAAACTTCTACGGCACTACAACTTCTGAACACCCGACAGTTTTGGTTTATCTTCCTGCTTCTAATGCTGAAGAAGCTGTATTCAGCCTCAAGGATGAAACTGGTAATACCCAATATCAAATGACCATTCCAGTGACTGGGAAAACTGGAGTTATGGCCATCAAATTACCAGCAGATGCACCTGCTTTAGCTGTAGGTAAAAACTATCAATGGTTCTTGGCGCTGAAGGTGGATGGAACACTTAGCCCCAGTACACCTTATGTTGATGGTTGGATTGAACGTATTCAGCCGACTGCTGAATTGACAACAGCAATGCAGCAGTCAGATGCTCTCCAACGGGCAGTTGCCTTTGGTAAAAGCGGAGTGTGGTATGACTGTGTAGCAACAATGGCTGCACTACAAACTGCTCAACCCGACAATCCCACAATTGTTAAGCAATGGCAAGAACTTCTTTCTTCCGTGAGCTTAAAGGATATTGCAACTGCTCCCTTAGTCGCATCAGCTAATTAG
- a CDS encoding hybrid sensor histidine kinase/response regulator: MITEAVLKPMHILLVDDNPNNLKVLSEAIKGCGWKALMATDGESAIEQTEYAHPDLILLDVMMPGLDGFETCRRLKANNITQNIPVIFMTALSDATDKVKGLEIGAVDYITKPFQQEEVIARLKLHLKISHLTRTLEQRVQERTAELTHSLQQLQQTQLQLIQSEKMSTLGQLVAGIGHEINNPIGFISGNCSYIEQYVNDLFRLVDLQQQKLPDPDPEVEELIEEIDLEYLYEDLPKLLLSMHQGIERLKDISLSLRTFARADISSKVEFQIHEGLDSTIMLLKHRLKDQGDRPKIEVVAQYSELPPITCYPGQLNQVFMNIIANAIDAFDDLHQNVSKQAISPCQYTITITTSVDNQQETVSICIEDNALGMPPEVQARIFEPSFTTKPVGKGTGLGLAISYQIIVDKHHGNIHCLSTASQGTKFVITLPI, from the coding sequence ATGATTACTGAAGCTGTTTTGAAACCAATGCACATTTTATTGGTGGACGATAATCCAAATAATCTCAAGGTGCTATCAGAAGCGATTAAGGGATGTGGTTGGAAAGCACTGATGGCAACAGATGGTGAGTCAGCAATTGAACAAACAGAATACGCTCATCCTGATTTAATTCTCCTTGATGTGATGATGCCGGGGCTGGATGGATTTGAAACTTGCCGCAGACTGAAAGCTAATAATATTACCCAAAATATTCCGGTGATTTTTATGACGGCTTTATCTGATGCTACGGATAAAGTTAAAGGACTGGAAATTGGTGCTGTTGATTATATTACTAAGCCTTTTCAACAAGAAGAAGTTATTGCTCGACTAAAACTACATCTCAAAATCTCCCATCTCACAAGGACTTTAGAACAACGGGTGCAAGAACGTACTGCCGAATTAACTCATTCTCTACAACAATTACAACAAACTCAACTACAACTTATCCAAAGTGAGAAAATGTCTACTTTAGGACAATTAGTTGCAGGTATTGGTCATGAGATTAATAACCCGATTGGTTTTATTAGTGGTAACTGCTCTTATATTGAACAATATGTAAATGATTTATTTCGTTTGGTGGATTTGCAACAGCAAAAACTACCAGACCCAGATCCAGAAGTGGAAGAACTCATCGAAGAAATTGACTTAGAGTATTTATATGAGGACTTACCAAAACTTCTTTTATCAATGCACCAAGGAATTGAGCGTCTCAAAGACATCAGTCTTTCTTTAAGAACTTTTGCTAGGGCTGATATTTCTTCTAAAGTCGAGTTTCAAATTCATGAAGGACTTGATAGTACTATTATGCTCTTAAAGCATCGTCTCAAAGACCAAGGCGATCGCCCTAAAATTGAAGTTGTCGCCCAATACAGTGAACTACCCCCAATTACTTGCTATCCTGGGCAGCTAAATCAAGTTTTTATGAATATTATTGCTAATGCTATAGATGCTTTTGATGATTTACATCAAAACGTTTCAAAACAGGCGATATCACCTTGTCAATACACCATCACGATTACTACGTCTGTTGATAATCAGCAAGAAACTGTTTCAATTTGCATTGAAGATAATGCTTTAGGAATGCCGCCAGAAGTGCAAGCGAGAATTTTTGAACCATCTTTTACAACTAAACCTGTGGGTAAAGGAACTGGACTAGGATTAGCTATCAGCTATCAAATTATTGTGGATAAACATCATGGCAACATCCACTGCTTGTCTACTGCTAGTCAAGGAACAAAGTTTGTGATTACTCTGCCAATTTGA